Genomic window (Capsicum annuum cultivar UCD-10X-F1 chromosome 10, UCD10Xv1.1, whole genome shotgun sequence):
TCTTTCTGAAGATGCAGTGAGTACAAACGAGAGTGTGTGGGCTCCAGTATCAAAAGGTTTTCTTAATGGGTTTGCCAAAACCTCAAAggtagataaaatgaccaaattagtAACTCGTTCCAGTTTCTTGTTTAAGTTATAGTGCTCATTTCCTTATGTAAATACCAACATGAAGCAATAATACGAGAATAATTGTAAGAGCCTAAACAACATTGATGCATATGTACAACCTACCAAACTACTAGGAAATTGGCAAGACTGCAAGCCGAAGTTCCATATCGATAAgcaaatgaaaaatatatcaagtGATCAGCACCTATCCAAAATTATTTGGGGTTGACTTGATTATATGAACCCTGTATACATTGTACTCTACTCTGGTCCATAAAAAGAAATCGTCTTTTAATGCAAATTAAGGGTCCTAAGAAGTAAAGGTTCTCCTAATTTAACACGTGTCTATACCCTATCAATACAAAGTAGAAGTTCTCTTAATCTTACATTTATCCTACCCTATCCACGCCCATTCCATTCCAATACTAAAAAACTTCCAGGCGTCTATTTCATTCAATACTTAAGGTTCATATTTTTAACATGAATTATCAGCTGTTGAACCTAGAGGTGCTCTTAAATATCACTTTCACCCCTACCTTAATTATGCCCAACACAAAGACTGATACTTTTACCATATTCATATCCATTTCATTCTAATGTcgaaaacactaggtgatttctccCCCATCTCTCCTAGCCTTTGTGGATAAAGTTACATGCAGCTGGTGCGTGCAAGCTGGCCCGGGCACGATgctatctcaaaaaaaaaaattgtatttttagaCAAATTAAAGGGTTCAAATCTCGTACTTATGCCTGGCTGAACCTACAATTCTCTAACAACAACGAAATGATCTCTGCACCTCACATAACATAAGtgtaacaagaagaagaagaagaagataaaccgtttaaaaaaaaggcaaaaaacaGGGAAAATGAAAAGAATACCAAGCTATTGCAGTTGATGCATTTGCGATTAGGAGGGAGCTTGAGAAGGCCTCTTATTATCTTCTCGTTCCTCTCTTCTTCTCTCCTGCTACTACTCATCATCCCTTGTTTGTTTCCCCCCAAATCAAACAACAATTTTTGGGGGGGAAATTGATGgagaaaaaaactagggttttaggtggtgtaattttaattttatttttgaatgagGAATGAAGAGAGAGGCACGAAGCACCCAGCTCGCTCGCTCGCTCTCCCTCTCTCCGCCTTTCAGATTTCAACTTGACCCTCCTTTTTTGAACTGTACTGCTATTGGATATACAAATTTCAAATTCCTAATCATTACTACTTTCTAAACTTTGCCAATCATCTCCTGTCAAACACGCACACCATACAAACTACTATCCTCCTATTGTTTTTTTCGTTAATAATTgatgaaaaagattatttacttttttagcAGCATCAATTCGGAAAATTACGCCTAATGTCCCCCAAAGTTTCCATCTGGAATTTTTGTCCAGCAAAGTATgtggtcttgaatttttatccGCGTTCAATAAGTTAACTCTTGCCTATAAGGCTGAACGCTTAAGGTTAATTAAACAATTTTACTTTCTAAAAATGTCTTGAACACCTATCTTATGGATAATACATATAAGGTAAAACCTTTGGTCAATTATATGATTTCAGTGTCTTGAAATGTCATAAGCATCTTTTTAAGCCAGAATGTCTATCTTATGGACAACATTTATTAAACGGAGTCAAAAAATGAATGCCATGCTATTTTTGTAAGACCATTTTCGTGGGGTCAATTTGACGGCCATTTCTGAAACTTAACCCCCTCAATCTGTACAAAGCCCAAGGCTAGTAGCTACTTGGTTCAGAAGAAAGTAAAGGGAAATGGCCCAACAAAGATGTGTGAGAGAGAAGAATGTCAAAATGGCGCGACATGGCCACTTCTTGGACtctgattttcaatttttagccATTTCTTTGACGTATTTGAAATGTAGTTGACAGAACAACCTTCAATTTGACAAGaatattttggaatttgaattgttaaatattcaaaaactaaagtaAATTCTTGTTCAGAATATTTGTGATTTAACTAGTGATgttttatctaaattttattttcaatattaacAAGTAGCTACATTTTAAAACTTTGAGATACTGATCAAAAAGTTGCTAGCTAGTCCATCCAATTTTCTCTTTAAGAAGAAGAAGGCCTTCATGTCTATCTTGGTGCATTAGTTTAATACCTAGTTTTATTAGTTGGACGTTTGAACCTCATATTTTAGTATATggtctattgaaaacaatatCTTTACCTTTGCAAGGTTAGTTAACACTACAAAAAGTCTCTTTGAGACTCACCTCTAGAATTATACTTAATATGTTGTTACTATTTATTAGACGCAATTCGAATTGGATGACTTcatcattaattattattttgtcaTCTATTATGTTCATCATTCATATCCTGATCATTTGGCTTTTCTTTGATCATGAATTTCacacttttgttttaaaattcacgtaataaaaaaagaatatatcATGTGTTTGCTGGCTTAATTTAGTCAAGGCATTTGGTAACTATGTCCTTTCAGGCATGAATCTCACATTAGTTTGAGATTGTATAAAATTGGTATTCAAATTAACTAAAGGATccatatataaagaaataattttgagTGCACGTAACATTATAGTTAATATTACTTTTTTCCATTGAGTTACTTCCGTAGTATTAATATAGATAGTTTGAAGAAACTTAACTACttatcaaaatttaatttggtcattttatttgCTGCCTACCATGAATAAATTGTACTAATATAATTTGTCCTTTTGACTAGTATATGTAaaggtgaaatcataatttttaatttatgaattttgaagaagaagaatattttttacttatttgagTTCTAGATAAATTAGTATCAATACAGAATTTCAATTAGAATTATTGAAGATTTTATGGAATTCATAATTAGCACTGTACATTAGTCCCTTGTCCCTACTATATGTGAGTGAGTGAGTGAGGCATATATGTAACCAAATCTGCAAcctaataaataatatatagtgTCATCATGGGTCACCATGCAttcattattaatatatatatatatatatatattgagtggAAGAGCCAGAGAGTGATTCATTCCAAGAAATTTTAATGATCAAAAGCATTATATTATATACaatataaataatagtagtaataaataTTGAGGTAAGCTAAATCTTGgccgatatatatatatgtcccaTATCCTTTTGAGGgtgcatatatataaaaataatgtgctCATCACTTATTTGGAACAGTTGTTCTTCCTATTCGtttgtttttaattatattaacatTACTATAAGACATATTTAATCAAGATAATTATTTCGTTTGCTGACACATATTTATTCATCATAGGGTAAACGACGTAAGAGTGGTTGATAAATCTAATTTTAATATCTTACGAGAGTGGAGACCACAAAAAGTACTTCAATAATTTGGTtatgatgaaaaaaaagataatggaattaagaatatattattgaaatagatttttgacttttttgaagAAGTAAGTTGGAAGGGTGTAACATTAAACTTCTTTAAATGAATATTTGTCTCACAtaattatatatagtaatatgttaaacaagaaatatttttttaaagaatagaTAGTGTCGGTCTGTGCATGGTGTAAATGTTATACATTATTGTCTAACAATTTGAATATCTCTAATTATTTTACATTTACATAGATATATGGTACACACATCGATGGAGACATTATTTGCAGTATAATATATAGTATGCCACAAAATTACTTCAATGTGCATTTAATTTTGTCTGAATTACTTTAATTTGCAGTTCCTAAAAACCATGAGTAAAATAATTGTTCAGCAGTCCATGATTGACAAACTTTggcatatataatatatatgctgTCATTTCAAATATATATACTCCCTTTGCTCTATTATCACGTACACGTttatttatttctagtttaaGATCACAAAACGAAACGTCTCGCTGAAAGTTACACTAGTGATGTTGAACCCTTTTTGATTAGTTTGCATGCATGCTGCCGTCCTTAGACGACGTTTATTAATGTATAGCAGCAGTCTATTGCATGAAATTAAATACACACAAACACAGAGAGAGATGGtcatagaaaatatagaaatagaggGAATGATGGGACCTCCCCAACTACCCTCTAATTTATAGTAACAATTCACATACAACTGATCAACTAGTACTAGTAGTAGTATAAAACTGATGTGATCAATTATACATCCATTTTAAAGAAGAAGCTAAGAGAcaagaatgaagaagaaaatggaggCATTGTTgaataaatatgaagaagaagaagaagaagaatatgaagaagatTGTCCAGGTTGCAAAGTTGAGCAGCTAAAGCGCGCAGACACCAGCGTCCCTATTAAACCCGTCTTCTTCATCTCCATCGTCACCTTATGCGCCTGTTAGATCTCTCCTCCTTTTATGTAGTACAATATGTTCCATGTTAGTTAGCCACAACGCTCGCGATAAGATCATAACTAAGGTGCATGGCTATATGCGAATCTCTATGATTATGTGAAACTGGAGTAGTTTCGCGTATATTTTTAATTCCTATTTGTAGAAGGACCAGTTATGCTATACTAGAATCTTTTCTTGTTCAGatcatcttcttttcctaattGTTCATTCATCTTTGTGGTGGTTTTGCCTCCATCTTTagttaaaaatgaatgaatgtcattttcattattatattaatgATGGTGGGACATTGCTGGGCTCTGATGAGCTATATATGTTTTGTTCCTATTAGTAATATTTACAATTTGAGGCCCATATTTGTTTTCTCTTCTCTTCATGTCCCATTGTCAGTGTTAGGAGCAGTAGTTTGTACTGCATTCCAGCCAAAAGCTTGGCCTACTCAGTTATTTCTGAGGCCAAATGCTAATTCCTTTGACGGTAGTCCTTTTTCCAGAATAATTTAAAATGGAGTAGCTCCTAATAAGTTTATCGCATAGTTAGCAATTCGAcaatatatattttgtttaaaaattgATGCTGCTGCAAGTTATCTGCAAGTTGTAGAGGATTATCGACTGTAATTGTCTTGTTTTTGAGATTATGGAAGTTTACATGGACAAATTAATTCTAAGGCATGGTGTTTTATTTTCCAGAACCGTTAATTTTGGTTTCACATAGAAAAACACTGCCATTTGAAGTGATTTTGGAGGTTAAGTTACGTTCCTCCATCATTTTTCTGCCCTCTCAGAATTTTGCACTAACATACTTCTCTTCTCAAATCTTTTGCAGCTTTGCCGATATCATCTTTATTCCCTTTCCTCTATTTTATGGTACATATCCATTATGTTGCTCAGTTCAATCATATGATTAAAGCTTGCATTTCTTTAAGTGTTTTGATATGGTATCTCTCAACTTTCTTCACCTGCTACTAAAGAGTAGTGCAATAGGCTGTTTAAATACAAATGAAGCATGATTAAGCGTTGCCTCTTTGACCAGCAGAAGAAGTTGTATTATGTCAAAAAAGAACACGCcaaacaaaaatatgaactgAAATGTGGACAAATCGACTGAATTAGACAATCAACAATTGGTGAGGTATAAGAGTGTGATGATATGAGACATACCAATATAATGTACTGTATCTCTATGCAAATGAAGGTATTTTTAGTAGTAGTTTAATGTCAACAGTACCAGAAAATCGTGCTCCCGTTAAAACTAGCATGGTTTGCAAATAACCAAACTCAATTTTGGTTTCttttcataaatcaaataacCGATATATCAGcctaaatacataaataagtttGAGTTGCAGAAACTCATCACTTATAGGTGACACCATATAGTGTCTTAATCAGGTTTTTGAACAGAAATATAGGTAGATATTGTTGAACTTCTGATTATGAGTTGCTATGGTCTATGGTATCAAGGAGAACTACTTTTTGTGCATGCATAGATTTGGATTACTAGAAATAAATTGCACTGAGAGCTTCTCAAGCTAAAACATTTATATTCTACTTGAAGGATCTTCCCTGTGCCTTAGCCATTTATAGCTCCATTCTTCCTGTGTGTGATTCTTGATCTGCTAGTGTCTGCACTGTGGCTGTGGCAGTATTAACATTTGACTCCTACAGGTCAGAGATTTTCACATTGCGGAAAGGGAGGAAGATATTAGTTATTATGCCGGATATGTTGGTCCGTATACTACCCGTCACAGCTTCTGAGTAATTTCAGTGTCTTCTCTTCTTACATGTTGTTTACCATTTCTGGAAGGTTCTTCATTCATGTTGGGAAGAGCTTTGACTTCTATTCTTTGGGGAGTAATTGCTGATCGCTATGGGCGAAAGCCAGTTGTTGTGATTGGCACAATTACAGTGTTAGTATTGCTGGTTAATCACTGTCCTCGTGCATAAGATTTGGTTCTGATAAATAAATTCAGCTATTTCATTCAAGTTTTAACTTCTTATATGAAAAATCAACTGCAGGGTTATATTCAACGCGCTCTTTGGCCTTAGTACCAACTTTTGGATGGCTATAATTACAAGGTTCCTTATAGGAAGTTTATGCGGAATAATTGGCACAATGCGAGTATGTCTTTACTGGAATTTTATGTCAGATATTAGCATCTTATTTTTCAGCATTGACATTGTGATTTGCATTATGAGTTTTTCCTGTTCTATTCGACTTAGTTTAGTATTATCTTTCTTGTACTCTTCTTTTTATACAATTAAGATTATGAACCTTATTGGATGCATTCAAATTTTTAGTTGTTCAATACCTTAAACCAATATTCTTTGATTTCAATATCTCCAGGCTTATGCTTCTGAAATTTGCCGAAAAGAATACCATGCTTTGGGGATATCTGCTGTGAGTTGCTTCTCTCTTTCCCGTCTTTCTTTTCCCTCTAAACAGCTTTATTGCATAGCTGTGAGATCCGGTGCCATAAAATGTTTTTAAGATCTTATTTATTTAGGTAAGCACGTCATGGGGAATAGGCTTGGTGATTGGTCCTGCAATTGGAGGTTATCTTGCACAGGTAAAGCTCTTCCCACGGTAGAATTGTTGGTGTTAATTTTAACTGTAGTGATGACTGAAGAACTATCTCTCTGAAAGAAGTGTTTTGTCTGAATATTTTACGATCAACATGTTGGTCTGAATAACAATTCATGTGTCACTTATGTTGTTTCTAGCCTGCAGAAAAATATCCCAGTATATTTTCCAAAGAATCCTTTTTTGGGAGGTAATTACATTCTTCCTGTTCTGTATGTTTAACTACTCTCAACTCTCAACTTTCTATATTGAGAAGATTTTGGTCTGGTTCTATCtgtcttttccctttttatttccTATTATTTAAGAAGTTTATTTGTTTGTTCTCTACCTTGCAGATTCCCATATTTTTTACCTTGTCTAATGATATCAGTCTTTGCATTAGCTGCAACAGTAATGTCCTTTTGGCTTCCGGTATGACCTCTAGTCTTATATATACTTATCTTCTCATTTTAAGTGCCATCTAGGCTTTCCTCCATAAGTATTTTTCGAGTTCACATTTCAGTCGCTTAACTCGTGGTAATATTCCATAGCTGCGAACGTAGTATGTAATTCTTGAAAAATGATCTGTTCTAATCCTTAGCACGAACTAGTGAATTTGGCATAACTAATCCACTGTAAAACATAGAACAGGATTTTATTAGCTAAAACAGTTTCTGCAGTTTGACTACTTCTAAAACATTGCAGGAGACACTTCACAAGCacaacaaaataaagagagaCAAAAATAACTTTGATGAGTCTGCAGGAGGAACTCCAGATGAATCAAATGGTTCAAATGTGTCTCAGAACATGAACCATTCTGAACGTAGAGCCCCGGGTTCTCAAAAAAGCCTTCTGAAAAATTGGCCCTTAGTGTCTTCTATTATTGTCTACTGTATATTCCAGCTCCACGATATTGCCTATTTGGAGGTAGTTTATCTTTCGTTCAAAAATCATTTTAACGGAAAAACTAGAAATCCAAGCAACCTTCTGGATAATTTGCCGTTAGCTTGAACAAACTTGTCAATATATCTTACAAGTCGTGTgctttttcagatattttcacTTTGGGCTGTCAGTCCAAGGACCCTCGGGGGTTTAAGCTTTACAACTGCTGATGTTGGACAAGTTCTTGCCATCACAGGTATAAAGACATAGCCCAAATCTCTGCAGGACAATTTTCCTTGTGTATTCTAAAGCTTTTTAGGCAGACTACATTGGAAAATTGTGCATCTTTTGATCCGAAAAGACTATTAATCTGTTACATGATCCACCAGGCCTTGGTTTGCTACTCTTTCAGCTTCTTGTTTATCCACTGGTGGAAAGGATTACTGGGCCTGTCATGATTTCTCGGATTGGCGCAGTATGCCCCTGACTAAACTGCCTTTTACCACTTCCTATTAAGTCACTTTTTCACTCTTAGTTAAAACTGAAGTCACTCATATTTCAGGTTTTAAGCATACCATTGTTGGCAAGCTACCCATATTTGGCTTTATTAACTGGTTTTGGTCTCTCCATAGCGCTCAACTGTGCATCTATGTTAAAAAATATTCTCTCAGTAAGAACTTTTCCTTAGATCATTGAGTTCTTCATCTTCACGAAGCTATTATTGATAGAAATTCAATGTAGTGCTTTTGTGAATATCTGAGAACTGTTGCTCATATTCTGGTTCATGATATCTCCCATATCCTATACATCACCAAAATTTCTGCTCATATGTGTTCAACTACCTTTGTTTGGCCTCTGCTGTTTCAGTATCTCGAAGTTGTTTGTTTGGTCTCAGTGgttatttttcatgtttgatCAGGTATCAATTACAACTGGCTTACTACTCATGCAGAATAGAGCTGTGGTGACTACTTTATACCATAAGCATTTCTTTACTATCATTCATATAATAGTGATCGGTAAAGCTCATGTGTGAGTAAAATGTCTAACTTCAGTCCCAGGAGCAAAGGGGAGCGGCAAATGGCATTTCAATGTCCTCAATGTCTCTTTTCAAGACAATTGGCCCAGCAGCCGGGGGCTCATTGTAAGTTGCTAATTTCTCTTTATCTTCTGCTGATCTTTAAGGTCATTTCTGTGCATACCACGATGTTGCTATTTTGCCCTTGTTTTTGTTGAACAAACTTAGTACCATATATATGTCTCACAAATGAATGCAATGATAGTTCGTCTTTGTTATAAGTACTTCATGTTTGGCCTGAATCGATGCAGGATCTGAGCTTAACTTGGTACATTTGAAAATCCTAGAGCGGCGTAGTGATATAATCAGATGCCCATGTGTAGTATTAGTGAATTTCGAAAGTTAAGGTCTACTGTCTGCCAATCTAGACATGTAGAAAAGATTATGCATCAACACGCTCTTATGATCTGCAATTTTTATGCAGATTGTCCTGGTCACAACGGCGTCAAGATGCTGATGTTCTGCCAGGTAAGTGTGTGATATTCTAGCTCATTGTGGCCATACTCTACTCAAATTCAAGTGCCAAGACATTTATATTGCTTTTGGTAACTTGTGAGACAATGCTAGTCTACTCTGGACAATCTCATGGCCTACTTGGATGCACGTAAATATAAAAGTTAAGCCCTATAAACTAAACAAAGGCAATGTGATGTTTCAACAGGTGATCAGTTGGTTTTCTTTGTTCTCAACGTGATTGAGTTGCTCGGTCTACTTCTAACCTTCAGACCCTTTCTGAAAGAGCCTGAAGACAGtgatatttcaaaatcaaaagacGACTCTTTAGATCAAGAAAATGGAATACAAGAGAGGCTCGTGATAACGGAATTACCCTGAAGTACCAAACTTACAAGTTCAGATCTAGAGTGAAATGTCAATCGCCAGCACATTGCGTTATGCTGCAGAGGTAGAGGTGCATGACTTTCAGTATAGCATATTATCTTCAAAGAGTTGAACTAAAGCTAGTTCTGTAGCTGTACTAGTGAACAAATTCTCTGAGGATCATTGATTGTAAACCTTATTTTCCATATTACAGATTTGTGTGTGTAATGGAGAGGGAAAGATGCAACTTGTAGGTGTATCTTAGAAATAAATGAATGTTTGAACCTTATGTATTATGTAAATCGACAAACTGAGTCTTTGGATCAAGAAAATGGAATACAAGAGAGGCTCGTGATAACGCAATTATCCTGACATTACCAAAATTACAAGTTCAGAGCTAAAGTGAAATGGGCCACTTTACTACTCGGGTGACCACGCAAACTTGGGTGTGCACTAGGACGCAATAGAtatctatgtatgtatattttatttcaaataaaaaaaactaatgtTCAAATTTCTTATGATAAAAGAATATTAACATTAGCTCGTATGATAACAAATAATAATTCCACAACTAGGTTCCAAAAAGGAATGTGATTCCTTTGAAGGAAAGGCAAGCCGATTTAAAGGAAACAAGTACATCAACATCTATAAATATCCAAGAGCTTCCACAAAGTTATTTGCCCactcatataaaaaaaataaaaaatcagagattgattcttgaaatttgCATGAATAACTCCTAGAAGGAAATTAGAGCTAGGTAGAAGTTAGCGTAATTGTTTAGGATTGTTTTTTGAGTCATAGTCattttaatttcataatttcttaTGTCATAAACTGGAATACGAGTTTGTTTTCAAGTTGGAATAACTAGAAAACTTGGGATCCCACAAGTCTAGTCTAGTGAGTTACTTAGAAATTAAAGTCATAGTTTGTAATCAATTACTGTTCAATAAACTCATCATTTTACTAAAAAATTTAT
Coding sequences:
- the LOC107844056 gene encoding protein ZINC INDUCED FACILITATOR-LIKE 1 isoform X1 is translated as MKKKMEALLNKYEEEEEEEYEEDCPGCKVEQLKRADTSVPIKPVFFISIVTLCASLPISSLFPFLYFMVRDFHIAEREEDISYYAGYVGSSFMLGRALTSILWGVIADRYGRKPVVVIGTITVVIFNALFGLSTNFWMAIITRFLIGSLCGIIGTMRAYASEICRKEYHALGISAVSTSWGIGLVIGPAIGGYLAQPAEKYPSIFSKESFFGRFPYFLPCLMISVFALAATVMSFWLPETLHKHNKIKRDKNNFDESAGGTPDESNGSNVSQNMNHSERRAPGSQKSLLKNWPLVSSIIVYCIFQLHDIAYLEIFSLWAVSPRTLGGLSFTTADVGQVLAITGLGLLLFQLLVYPLVERITGPVMISRIGAVLSIPLLASYPYLALLTGFGLSIALNCASMLKNILSVSITTGLLLMQNRAVSQEQRGAANGISMSSMSLFKTIGPAAGGSLLSWSQRRQDADVLPGDQLVFFVLNVIELLGLLLTFRPFLKEPEDSDISKSKDDSLDQENGIQERLVITELP
- the LOC107844056 gene encoding protein ZINC INDUCED FACILITATOR 1 isoform X2, coding for MVRDFHIAEREEDISYYAGYVGSSFMLGRALTSILWGVIADRYGRKPVVVIGTITVVIFNALFGLSTNFWMAIITRFLIGSLCGIIGTMRAYASEICRKEYHALGISAVSTSWGIGLVIGPAIGGYLAQPAEKYPSIFSKESFFGRFPYFLPCLMISVFALAATVMSFWLPETLHKHNKIKRDKNNFDESAGGTPDESNGSNVSQNMNHSERRAPGSQKSLLKNWPLVSSIIVYCIFQLHDIAYLEIFSLWAVSPRTLGGLSFTTADVGQVLAITGLGLLLFQLLVYPLVERITGPVMISRIGAVLSIPLLASYPYLALLTGFGLSIALNCASMLKNILSVSITTGLLLMQNRAVSQEQRGAANGISMSSMSLFKTIGPAAGGSLLSWSQRRQDADVLPGDQLVFFVLNVIELLGLLLTFRPFLKEPEDSDISKSKDDSLDQENGIQERLVITELP